The Pelagibius sp. CAU 1746 genomic sequence TGCGGGGGAAAAAAGCGATGGCGTTATGGTTAATTTCGCAGCTTGCGCCAGCTATGGGACTCCGCCGAGAGGTATCGGGCGGGAAGCTGCAATTACGGGTAGAGGCTGCCGCGTCAGGTCCCGGAGGTGCGATCCTCGTCGCCGGATTCCTTGCCGCCGTGGGCGGCCGACCAGGACTCCGGATCCTGCAGGAAGCTGCGCACCTCTTCGACCTGCGACGGCGACAGGTAGCCGCTGTTCTCGGCGGCGGCGAGAGCGTCCCACCAGGTTGCCAGGGCATGCAGCTTCACGCCCTTCTCCGCCAGGGCGGCGACGCCCTGGGGGAAGATGCCGTAGTGGAAGATTACGAAGGTATGTGAAATCTCGGCGCCGGCCTTGCGGATCGCCTCGACGAAATTCAATTTCGATCCGCCGTCGGTCGCCAGGTCTTCCACCAGCAGGACGCGGCTGCCCTCGGGCAGGTAGCCCTCGATCTGCGCGTCGCGGCCGAAGCCCTTGGGCTTCTTGCGCACGTAGAGCATCGGCAGGCCCAGGCGCTCGGCGATCCAGGCGGCGAAGGGGATGCCCGCCGTCTCGCCGCCGGCGATGCAGTCGATGGATTCGTAGCCGGCCTGGCGCTGGATCGTATCGCAGGCGAAATCCATGAGCTGCGCGCGGGCGCGCGGGTAGGAGATGATCTTGCGGCAATCCACGTAGACCGGGCTGGCCCGCCCGGAGGTGAAGATGAAGGGCTCGTCCGGGCGGAACAGCACCGCTTCGATTTCCAGCAGGATGCGGGCGGTGATTTCGGCGATGTCGCTGGAACTGGATGCGGCGGTCGGCATGGCGGGCCCCTTCAATTTCGGTTCGCCCTGTTTATCGCCAAAGCCCGCGAATGACAATCGGGCCGCCCGCCATGGAGGCGATGGGCGGAGGACTCAATCCGACTCGGGCGCCGGCTGGGCGCGGCACTCCAGGGGCAGGGGCTCGCGGGCCAGCAGATAGCCGAAGAATGCGATCACCGCCGAGACGATCATGACCGTCACCATGGGATAGACCGTGTCGGCCTGCAGCCAGCCGACCAGCAGGGTCACAAATGCGCCGATCATCATCTGGGTGAAGCCCAGCAGGCCGGAGGCGGTGCCCGCCAGGTCCGGTCGGCGCGAGATGGCTGCGGCGGTGGCGCTGGGCATGCTGAGGCCGTTGCCCAGGCCGACCAGCATCACCGGGGCAAAGAGAGCCAGCGGCGTCATCTCGATGCCCAGCGACAGGGCGGTCAGCAGGGCGGTGCCTGCCAGTGCCGCCAGGCTGCCGCTCAGCACCATGCGCTCGGGTCCGACGCGGGTGGCCAGACGGCCGGAGAGGAAGTTGCCCGCCATATAGCAGAGGGCGTTGAGGACGAAGTAGTTGCCGTAGTCGCTCGACGGCCGGCCCATCAGCTCGACCATGATGTAAGGAGCCCC encodes the following:
- a CDS encoding orotate phosphoribosyltransferase; amino-acid sequence: MPTAASSSSDIAEITARILLEIEAVLFRPDEPFIFTSGRASPVYVDCRKIISYPRARAQLMDFACDTIQRQAGYESIDCIAGGETAGIPFAAWIAERLGLPMLYVRKKPKGFGRDAQIEGYLPEGSRVLLVEDLATDGGSKLNFVEAIRKAGAEISHTFVIFHYGIFPQGVAALAEKGVKLHALATWWDALAAAENSGYLSPSQVEEVRSFLQDPESWSAAHGGKESGDEDRTSGT